A region of Ignatzschineria larvae DSM 13226 DNA encodes the following proteins:
- the gatC gene encoding Asp-tRNA(Asn)/Glu-tRNA(Gln) amidotransferase subunit GatC, with product MKIDHKTVEWLAYLAHLHIDEDKVMSQQIRLENMAEVIRDIRTVDTEGVAPMTNPFDATLTLRADVVTVKNERDELQKLSQSVENGLYLVPQVLD from the coding sequence ATGAAGATAGATCATAAGACAGTTGAGTGGTTAGCTTATTTAGCCCACTTACACATTGATGAAGATAAAGTAATGTCTCAACAGATCCGCCTTGAAAATATGGCCGAAGTGATCCGTGATATTAGAACGGTTGATACAGAGGGTGTTGCGCCGATGACGAATCCTTTTGATGCGACATTAACGCTTCGCGCGGATGTTGTCACTGTCAAAAATGAGCGCGATGAGTTACAAAAGCTTTCTCAAAGTGTTGAAAATGGCCTTTATCTCGTACCACAAGTTCTTGATTAA
- a CDS encoding FixH family protein: MNETVAIMLLGIVTVLIVSLILHKLLRFTPLQAASITALMGIAVIVPFSILRWRGGDVFTLYVTCNLMTSFAYYLISSGGMKSLKGKDGKRMHWAPITIFGFFLVLTIQNGAFVVMAEKGLIFKSNEEDSFVSTRFPGEVPNAYQKKEAYYNAYQKRLAEQQARGWQVKFGFANTPYANEENFFVVQLLDKEGNPIDGAEISAEFFRSAEQELNRTYNLEMVEPGLYSIPILLERVGPWGLDLDIIRGDDTHEVVGRTLVNCPPGTECELESKLRVH, encoded by the coding sequence ATGAATGAAACAGTTGCCATTATGCTTTTAGGCATTGTGACAGTGCTCATTGTGAGCTTAATTTTGCATAAGCTTTTAAGGTTTACGCCACTTCAGGCTGCGAGTATTACAGCGTTAATGGGAATTGCGGTCATTGTTCCTTTCTCTATTTTACGTTGGAGAGGGGGCGATGTATTTACCCTTTATGTGACTTGTAATTTAATGACGTCGTTTGCCTACTATTTGATTAGTTCGGGTGGAATGAAGAGTCTGAAAGGCAAAGATGGTAAACGGATGCATTGGGCACCGATTACTATTTTTGGATTCTTTCTGGTACTGACTATTCAAAATGGTGCTTTCGTTGTTATGGCGGAAAAGGGGCTTATTTTTAAGAGTAACGAAGAGGATTCATTCGTCAGCACTCGGTTTCCTGGAGAGGTTCCGAATGCTTATCAGAAAAAAGAGGCCTATTACAATGCTTATCAGAAGCGTTTAGCAGAGCAACAAGCGCGTGGATGGCAGGTTAAATTTGGTTTTGCAAATACACCCTATGCGAATGAAGAGAACTTCTTTGTAGTACAATTATTGGATAAAGAGGGAAACCCGATTGATGGTGCTGAAATCTCTGCAGAGTTTTTCCGTTCGGCAGAGCAAGAGCTTAATAGAACTTATAATTTAGAGATGGTAGAGCCAGGTCTCTACTCAATTCCAATTCTTTTAGAGCGCGTCGGACCTTGGGGTTTAGATCTTGATATTATTCGTGGTGATGATACACACGAAGTGGTTGGGCGAACGCTTGTCAACTGCCCGCCGGGCACTGAGTGTGAGCTAGAATCAAAACTACGTGTACATTAA
- the ccoS gene encoding cbb3-type cytochrome oxidase assembly protein CcoS, translated as MMSTLFILLPLTLAGMVAAGYAFIWAVRSDQFDDMEGPAHQILFDEDIRPLKQDDSKNKAADVTKDVTKDLADDAASMSTTDVINSENQNSSEQEKH; from the coding sequence ATGATGAGCACACTATTTATCTTACTGCCATTGACATTAGCAGGAATGGTTGCAGCAGGATATGCTTTCATTTGGGCAGTTCGATCTGATCAATTTGACGATATGGAAGGGCCGGCACATCAAATTCTATTCGATGAAGATATTCGTCCTCTAAAACAAGATGACTCAAAGAATAAGGCTGCAGATGTCACAAAAGATGTCACAAAAGATCTCGCAGATGATGCCGCTTCAATGTCCACTACAGATGTTATAAATTCAGAGAATCAGAATAGTAGTGAACAAGAGAAACACTAA
- a CDS encoding heavy metal translocating P-type ATPase: MTGTTKERISCYHCELPITGKAPFTAEIQGVAQPMCCAGCKAVAEMIDQSGLTRYYDFRSEAAVRPETAMNLIPESLKQEMHFYDHPDIATQFIAKSTDKEGKTVANAYLIIDKMTCAACAWLIENSVKRLDGVERFDINLTTHRAHLTFDPAKIKISEILLEILALGYQGTPYDEQLEQRRLKKEWRSLLMEFGIAALFSMQVMTISVALYFGYYSGDMSESSYSLLRWFSLFATIPCATYSSRSFYKAAYYDLKNKRLTMNVNVSIAVIAGTLWSAYNTIMGIGETYYEGVTMFVFLLLGARVLETSARHKSLLISDDILKLKPHFAERIMADGSLELVATNRLAVGDQLMIKPGDSIPVDGILLDQIAMVDESLLSGESLPVEKHRGDALIGGSVNYEQPLKMEVTTVGAETVLSQMTRLIDRSMSEKPKIAKLADIISTYFVLGLLICCVVTFAIWYYLDGASQAFAVTLAVLVVSCPCALALATPSALSAGNQAIIEKGLIATRAGALETLGKVTDIVFDKTGTLTEGRLTINEVISFTDQYSEFELHQIAATLEASSNHPIASGFSQWAYENEVQLLPLTHLHHTVGRGISGEINGVTYKIGRLDWFNLPPFTEKQRQFNDGVWIGLGVGDQLLMAFSLLDHLKSDTVEVVQVLRNQGYRLHILSGDRQATVNLFNETLGIEVAKGDLLPEDKLAYVEDLQAKGAVVSMLGDGINDGPVLAKADVSIAIGQGALLAQSTADMILMSDQYLTPLTEGLKIAKRTDKIITQNLFWALLYNIVAIPCAMSGIVLPWMAALGMSMSSLIVVGNTLRIREGRKE; encoded by the coding sequence ATGACAGGAACAACAAAAGAACGAATTTCTTGTTACCATTGTGAGTTACCGATTACCGGTAAGGCGCCATTTACAGCAGAAATACAGGGAGTTGCGCAGCCTATGTGTTGTGCCGGCTGTAAAGCAGTTGCAGAGATGATCGATCAATCGGGATTGACCCGTTATTATGATTTTCGTTCCGAAGCCGCTGTACGCCCTGAAACTGCGATGAATTTGATTCCTGAATCATTAAAGCAAGAGATGCATTTTTATGATCATCCTGATATCGCAACTCAATTTATTGCAAAATCCACTGATAAAGAGGGGAAAACGGTTGCAAATGCCTATCTGATTATTGATAAAATGACCTGTGCTGCTTGCGCTTGGTTGATTGAAAATAGTGTAAAACGATTGGATGGCGTTGAGCGTTTTGATATTAACCTGACCACTCATCGTGCTCATTTAACTTTTGATCCGGCGAAGATCAAAATTTCAGAGATTTTGCTAGAGATCTTAGCACTCGGTTATCAAGGAACGCCTTATGATGAGCAATTAGAGCAGAGAAGACTCAAAAAAGAGTGGCGTTCACTGTTGATGGAATTTGGAATTGCAGCGCTTTTTTCTATGCAGGTCATGACAATTTCTGTAGCGCTCTATTTTGGCTATTATTCGGGAGATATGTCGGAGAGTTCCTACTCATTACTACGGTGGTTTAGTCTCTTTGCGACAATTCCTTGTGCAACCTATTCAAGTCGAAGTTTTTATAAAGCCGCTTATTATGATCTGAAAAATAAACGCTTAACGATGAATGTGAATGTGTCCATTGCTGTGATTGCAGGGACGCTCTGGAGTGCATATAACACAATAATGGGGATTGGTGAAACCTACTATGAGGGTGTGACTATGTTTGTCTTTTTACTGCTCGGAGCTAGAGTATTAGAGACAAGTGCACGCCATAAATCATTACTAATCTCTGATGATATCTTAAAATTAAAACCGCATTTTGCTGAACGCATTATGGCGGATGGCTCTCTGGAGTTAGTGGCGACTAATCGGCTTGCTGTGGGGGATCAATTGATGATTAAGCCCGGCGATAGTATTCCCGTTGATGGTATTTTACTCGATCAGATTGCGATGGTGGATGAGTCTCTGTTGTCAGGGGAGAGTCTGCCGGTGGAAAAACATCGGGGAGATGCGCTGATCGGCGGTTCGGTAAACTATGAACAACCGCTTAAAATGGAAGTCACTACGGTTGGTGCCGAGACAGTATTGTCACAGATGACTCGCTTAATTGATCGCTCTATGAGTGAAAAGCCAAAGATCGCTAAACTGGCTGATATTATCTCAACTTACTTTGTCCTAGGACTACTTATCTGCTGTGTGGTCACCTTTGCAATTTGGTACTATCTTGATGGTGCTTCTCAAGCTTTTGCCGTCACTTTGGCGGTATTAGTAGTCTCTTGTCCTTGCGCCTTAGCCTTAGCAACGCCCTCGGCATTAAGTGCCGGAAATCAGGCAATTATTGAGAAGGGCTTAATTGCGACTCGTGCCGGCGCACTCGAGACATTAGGGAAAGTGACCGACATTGTTTTTGATAAGACAGGGACTTTGACAGAAGGCCGTTTGACAATTAATGAAGTGATCTCTTTTACCGATCAATATAGTGAATTTGAACTGCATCAAATTGCGGCAACTTTAGAAGCATCTTCTAATCACCCAATTGCTTCAGGGTTTAGCCAATGGGCTTATGAAAATGAAGTACAGCTTCTACCCTTGACTCATTTACATCACACTGTGGGGCGCGGCATTAGTGGGGAGATTAATGGGGTTACCTATAAAATTGGTCGATTAGATTGGTTTAATCTTCCGCCGTTTACAGAGAAGCAACGACAATTCAATGATGGTGTTTGGATAGGTTTAGGCGTTGGGGATCAATTATTGATGGCCTTTTCACTTTTAGATCATCTCAAATCTGATACTGTTGAAGTGGTACAGGTATTGCGTAATCAAGGTTATCGTTTACATATACTAAGTGGTGATCGCCAAGCAACGGTAAATCTCTTTAATGAGACATTAGGGATTGAAGTGGCGAAAGGTGATCTACTGCCGGAGGATAAGCTCGCTTATGTAGAGGATTTACAAGCTAAGGGTGCAGTGGTTTCAATGCTTGGAGATGGGATTAATGATGGGCCGGTATTAGCGAAAGCTGATGTCTCGATTGCAATTGGGCAAGGTGCTTTATTAGCGCAATCTACAGCGGATATGATTTTGATGAGCGATCAGTATTTAACGCCTTTGACAGAAGGGCTTAAGATCGCGAAGCGTACTGATAAAATTATTACGCAAAATCTCTTTTGGGCGTTATTATATAACATTGTAGCGATTCCTTGTGCGATGAGCGGTATTGTTCTACCGTGGATGGCGGCACTTGGAATGAGTATGAGTTCACTGATTGTAGTAGGGAACACCCTAAGAATAAGGGAGGGACGTAAAGAATGA